In Vigna unguiculata cultivar IT97K-499-35 chromosome 3, ASM411807v1, whole genome shotgun sequence, a single genomic region encodes these proteins:
- the LOC114177065 gene encoding temperature-induced lipocalin-1-like — protein sequence MTSMDYIHCTRVRSNLIPARNYITPARSRSKSNVGAKLTLKPCTPTLKEPLVVFCSDAVVLVKRNPLASLTLLWMATKVMEVMKGLDLKRYMGRWYEIACFPSRFQPSDGVNTRATYTFGDDGTVRVLNETWSGGKRSFIEGTAHKADPNSDEAKLKVRFWVPPFLPVIPVTGDYWVLFIDPDYQYALIGQPSRNYLWILSRKNDMNDETYKELVERAKDEGYDVSKLHKTPHTNPPPEGEGPEDTKGVWWVKSLLGK from the exons ATGACATCGATGGATTACATTCACTGTACACGTGTACGGTCAAACCTCATCCCCGCTCGCAACTATATCACACCGGCAAGATCAAGATCAAAATCCAACGTTGGAGCGAAGCTAACCTTGAAACCTTGTACACCAACACTGAAAGAACCGTTGGTGGTGTTTTGTTCTGACGCTGTTGTTCTTGTGAAGCGGAACCCATTAGCATCATTGACATTGTTGTGGATGGCGACCAAAGTGATGGAGGTGATGAAAGGTCTGGACTTGAAGCGGTACATGGGGCGGTGGTACGAGATTGCGTGTTTTCCGTCGAGGTTTCAGCCCAGTGACGGCGTCAACACCAGAGCCACCTACACTTTCGGCGATGACGGCACTGTCAGAGTTCTGAACGAGACTTGGAGCGGTGGCAAAAGAAGCTTCATCGAGGGCACTGCTCACAAGGCAGATCCCAACAGTGATGAGGCCAAATTGAAGGTCAGATTTTGGGTTCCTCCTTTCTTACCCGTCATTCCTGTCACTGGTGATTACTGGGTTTTGTTCATCGATCCTGATTATCAGTATGCTCTCATTGGCCAACCTAGCAGGAATTATCTTTGG ATATTGTCGAGGAAGAATGATATGAATGATGAAACCTACAAGGAGCTTGTTGAGAGAGCGAAGGATGAGGGTTATGATGTGAGCAAACTCCATAAAACTCCACACACCAATCCTCCACCTGAGGGAGAAGGTCCTGAAGACACCAAAGGCGTGTGGTGGGTCAAGTCCCTTCTGGGGAAATAG